Genomic window (Spirosoma sp. KCTC 42546):
TCAATTGGTACTACCGAACATGCGGGCAACTAAATGGGGTAAAATTGTGAATGTTTCTTCCATAGGCGGCAAAGTTGCTTTTCCGCTGGCCGGTTGGTATCATGCCAGCAAATTTGCGCTGGAAGCATTAAGTGACAGCTTACGAATGGAAGTAAAACAATTCGGGATTGACGTAATTGTTATTGAACCGGGTGGGATAAAATCAGAGTGGGCCGACATTTCCAATGAAAAAATGACAGCCGTCTCGGGACATACTGCCTATAAAGACATGGTGGCCTCCACGCAGAAAGCAACCACGAACCTGGCACTCCCAGAACCAATCGTTATTGCGAAATTGATCAAAGAAGGCATTGAAGCGAAACGCCCTAAAACGCGCTATGTCGGTGGCTATGGCGCAAAACCAATCCTTTTTTTACGAAAAATTTTGTCTGACAATTTGTTTCAGAAGGTGATTTTGAGTCAAACAAATGGCTGATATCCGACGTATATGCAAAAGCAACCTCAGCAACATATCGTTTTGTACGCCTGTACAAAAGATGAATTCGGACACGATCCTTTTGTGTCCGAGCATTGGCTGGTACTGATTGTTTCGGGCAGCTCAGACCTATTTTCGCAGCAGGGCATTGTTTCACATCCTGCTGGAACACTGGGCTTGATCAGAAAAAATCAGCTGGTAAAAGCGGTGAAGAGGGTTGGCGATACCCACACGTTTTCCTCGATCAGCATTTGTTTAGATCAAAAAACGCTACAGAAATTCAGCACAGACTATGGCGTAGTAGCAGACAGTACGTACGTCGGTGAATCGAATGTGATCATGGACGTCGATCCGTTTATGAAAAGCTATTTTGATTCGCTGATGCCGTATTTCGCGCAGCCCGAAAAACTGACCCCAGCCCTCGCGCAGATAAAAACAATGGAAGCCATTGAGTTATTATTGCGCAACGCTCCGCTGAAAAACTTTTTATTCGATTTCAGCGAACCGCATAAACAGGATCTGGAAGCGTACATGAATCGACATTTTTCATACAACGTACCCCTCGCCCAATTTGCGAAACTGACAGGCCGGAGTCTTTCGGCCTTTAAACGCGACTTTGCGGTCATCTTTCAATCAACACCTGAACGATGGCTACAAAAAAGGAAGCTGGAAATGGCCTACTTTCTCATTGCACAAAAAAAGAGAAAACCATCCGACGTTTATTTAGAAACCGGCTTTGAAAATCTTTCTCACTTTTCCATAGCGTTCAAAAAAGAGTATGGCGTAAACCCCTCCGTGTTGTTACGCCACACCAGCGTTACGCCCCCGTCGGTCAATAGCCCATCTACTGCCTAGGGGGATTTACGCCCCGCTTGTCGCCACTTCCGAAGGGGTTTTGCCGAAGGTTTTTTTAAATACAAATGAGAAATGAGACAAGTCTTCAAAACCTACTTCCAGATAGACAGTGCTTGGTTTCTGATGTTGACGGCTGAGTTGGAAATACGCTTCGTCCAATCGTTTCTTCAGTAGCCAGCTTCCGGGCGGCATGCCAAAGGTTTTTTTAAAATCCCGTTTGAACGATGAAACGCTTCGTCCGGTCAGGAACGCAAATCGTTCCAGGCTCACATTGAACCGAAAATTTTGCTGCATGTATTCTTCCAAATCAATTTTGTGGGGACTGCTAAAATTGAAAAAGATAGACGCTAATTCGGGTTGTGACCTCAACAAAATTAACAATAGCTCCTCCCGTTTAATATCGGCAAATGTTTCGTCCAGCTCTGAATCACTGGTGTAATAGGGCTCCAGCGATTGTATATACTGCTTTATGAATGGATTCTTGTTGACAAACAGGAACGAATCACCGTAGGTTGAGAGGCCTACCGGGTAAGAATGCCGTTCGGTAAAGCGTTTTAAGAATGGCTCATCCAACGTAATGATGATCTTGACAAACTGGTCATCTTCTTTGAACTTGGTATAGCGAATCAAATGATTTTTCCGGGCGATGAAGCAATCGCCTGATTGCATACCATAGCGCTTTCTTCCGTCATACGCCTTCATCGATCCCTTCAGCAGGACCATAAAGTAATGCTCGGATATAACCTGTTCCGGTGAAATTTCAGGTCCTAAATGGCAGGAATGGATTTGATTGATAGTCAATTTTTTGACGGCTGAAGGTAGCGCACAAATTTATTCCGTAATCTCACTATCCAGGCTGGCCAAAATAGCCTCTTCTTTACTTCGTGGGTGCCAATCTAACATGTCTTTCGCTTTTTGATTCGACATATCTATGTAATACGTTGGATCAATAGGCTTCAGATCGGCCATCATACCGGCTTTTTGGGAGCGTTCTTTTTTGATAAGCTGAGCCACGTCATAAAAGCTGACCACGCCATCTGAGGTCGCCAAAAAGCGTTGGCCATTGGCTTGGGGTAGCACCATCGCTTTGATATGAATATCGACCACATCACGCACATCAACCACCCCAAACGTAAAGTGGGGACTGTCGGTAACCGTACCGTCAACGAGTGCTTTAATCACTCCCTCATACGAAGCCGGATAAATTCCGCCAATAACAGGGCCAAAAATGCCTACCGGATTGATAACCGTCAGTTCCAACCCCGCTCCCTGATGCGTAATAAAATCCCAGGCCGCTTTTTCAGCGATTGTTTTGGATTTGATGTAGGGTTGAACAGGGGCGTTTTCATCGGTCCAGTCGTTCTCCGTAAACGTATGCCTTTTGGGGTCGATACTGTAGCCAATCGCAGCAAACGAAGAGGTCATCACCACTCGTTTGACACCCGCTTTCCAGGCAGCTTTCAAGACCCTCAATGAACCATCACGAGCCGGTATGATGAGATCGTTCTCGTCTTCAGGCTGTACTAATGGAAAAGGGGAGGCTACGTGCAACACATAGGTGCATCCCTGGGCCGCTTCTTCCCAGCCCCCATCAGAGGTCAGGTCGGCTTCCACATAGGACAATTTTTCAAAATCGACAATTCCGGATTCTTTCAGGGCATGAACGATAGCTTCTTTTTTAGCCAACGAGCGCAGTGTCGTTTTAACGGTATATCCTTTTTGGAGCAGCTTCAAAATTGTGTGAATCCCCACAAAACCAGTCCCCCCGGTTACTAATACGGTTTGATTATCCATTGTTTCCTGTTTTTGAATACAGGGCCAAAATTGGGGGATAAACCGGCGGACAGGTTTGTTGTAAAGGTCAAGTTTTGTTTGTTGTGGAGGTCAACTATCAGCAAGGGGGCACGAAAAGGTTGGTTATGTTTGAGGCTGAAGACCCTTAGCCACCGAGTAGCTAGGCAGATTTTTTGACGTAGCGATTCGACGACTGTACTACTTTCAGATGATGCACAGCAAACGACCGCTTACGAGATACTTGCCGCAGTTCTTTATCACTGCCATTTTGAGCTAACTACTGTCTCAACTTGTCACTCGCCAATCAATGTCTCTGCAACAACACGCCTGAGTTTATGAGACATAACGTTGGGCTTTAAAACGACCGCAAGTCGAGCGCGACTCCAAGACGAACCATGAATGATCTGCCCGGCGACCCGGTTCTATTCGGAAGTGCTAACCTTGATTAGTGGCGTTTATGGGCAGCCTTATGCTCCTCAGCGCACGACAACTTAAAGCAAACGCAGTTGCCTGGCTTTTTCTACAGCTTTACTGCGGCTGTCCACATCCAGTTTTATGTACAGATCTTTCAGTCGGGTTTTCACCGTATTCAGGGAGATGAATAGCGTGTCGGCTATTTCCTGGTTGGTCAGATTCCCGGCCATCAACTGGAGGGCTTCCCGGTCGCGGGTGGTTAGGTTGAACTGGACAGCGGGAGAGTTTTTGCGTTTTTCAATCTTCCGCCTGAGTTTATCGATAAACTGTTGGGGGAGTTTTTCCGCTGCGGTTGCCTGACTTTTAAATACTTCTTGGAGCAGCGGGTTGATCTTATCCAGGTAATTGAGGTGATACATTAAAATGTCATCGGTGGCCGCATAGCGCAGCGAGTCGGTTAAGCTCGACAGCGCTTTTTCCCGCTCGCCCGTCGCCAGGAAAACCAGGGTAAGAAACACGTTGATTTCTATCATGCGCTCAATTCGATTCTGAGTGCTGGCCATCTCATAGAGCTGGGACAGCAGTTGAAAGGCATCCTCTAGTTTATGTTCGGCCATGAGCAGCTGAACCAGCGACATGTAGCGGTACTCCTCGGTATACGAAATGGGCTTGCCTGTTTCAACGCCATGCATGTCAAGAAAAGCGCGGGCTTTTTCCAGCTCGTTCTGGATCACGAGCAACGTGGCTTTTATGCCAATGTACATAGACTCCCGGAATGGATTGACCTTGTGTTTTTGCATGATCGTTTCCATTTCCTTTATTTTCTGTTCCGCCCCTACCAGATCTCCCTGCCCATGCAACACCACCGCATAAACGACCAACACCAACACTTTGGAGGTCATATCCGCTTCCTGAATACATAGGTTATAGGCTATTTTTATGTTTTCCGCAGCCTCCTCCAGATCGGCCCAGAAGTACTGGATAGCCGCCATGTTGGCAAATAAAACGGCAAACGTCCAGTCTGTTTTTACCAGGGAAGCATACCCATTTTCTTTCAGAAATTCCAGAAGATCAACGCTACGTTGGTAGGAAACTTTATAGTGCCCTAATCTCCCCTCATTGAAAGCCAGGGTAGTAGCAATGGTGGTTATGAGGTAAATGTTGCCCGATTTCTTACCGAACGCCAAGGCCTTTTTTAAGGCCTCGGTGCTTTCTTGGAGGTTTCCATTGGCTAGCTGGGCCGTCCCTACCGCATACCATCCCCAACTGAACCATAAAGGGTCTTCTTCCGAAAGATTGTCCAGCGCGATCCGGCAGTAGTCAAGGATTATATCCGGCTTGCCCAGAAAGGAATGCTGGTAAGCCATAGCCACCGCCAGTTTGCCTATTAATTTATGCTGGTCTGGCGTAGCTGACCCGTTTGCGATCGTTTGCCGGGTCAGTTGTTCGGCACTGACCAAAAAAGGGGCGGCCTTTTGAAGTTGTCCGGCCGTAATCAATACCCAGGCGTAGAATAAGCTAAAGCCCGGATTCTTTTTTATAAGCTCGCCCGGCAATCGGTCACCATAGTTCATAATAGACGAGTGGAGACCAGTTTCCCACAGGCTCTCCGCTACGTTGACCAGCAACTCAATGGCTTTATCATAATTCTGGGTTTGAAGCAGATGCTCAATGGCCAGGGGAATCTGGTGGTTCTGCTCAAACCAGGCGCTTGCATTAGTATGTAGCCTACTCACAAGCGCTTTCTCTTTTGTGTAAAGACGTTGTTTTAATAAATCGGCGAACAGGTGATGATACCGGTACCACTTGCGCTCCGTATCTAGCGAAATGATAAAAACGTTATTCTTCTCCAGCGTTTCGAGAATCGTTTGACTATCCTGACGATCCAGAACAGCATCGCAAAGCGGTCCGGACAATTGGTCTAAGAGGGAGGTTTGCAGTAAAAATTCTCTGACTTCGGGGGTTTGTATCTTTAGCACTTCCTCAATCAGATAATCCATGATATACCGGTTATCTCCCTTAAAATTCTGAATAAAAGCAGCGCTATCGTCTCGCCCATGGAGGGCAATAGCAATGAGTTGCAAACCCGCAATCCAACCTTCGGTTTTATAAGCCAGGGCCTGAACATCTGCCGTACTGAGCTTTAATTTAAGGGTCCGGTTAAACAGAAGATGAATATCAGTCGGCGAAAAACTAAGGTCAGCTGCCCTTAACTCGACTAACTGGTGCTGACTTCTCAGTTTTGCGATGGGTAAACTGGGGTCGGCCCGGGTGAGAATAACCAGGTGGATGGTAGAGGGTATATGCTCGATAAAATAGGCCAACAAGTCTAAAATCTCCCGGTTCGTAATGACATGTAAATCGTCCAGTACGAGGCAGAAGTGGGTGGGGAATGCCAGCAGTTCATTCAGCAAAAGCTGAACAACAGACCGCTGACTTATCTGACCTGGCGAGTGCAGCAGTTTCATCGCATTATCGCCAAATTGAGGAAAGAGTTCCTGAATGGCGGAAATCAGATAACTCAAAAATTCGGCCGCATCATTATCGCTGGTATCGATAGAATACCAGGCCGCAGGAATCTGCTGCTGAATGATCCAGTCACTAACCAGCGTTGTTTTCCCAAAGCCTGCCGGTGCCGAAATGAGCATTAATTTAGTTTTCAGGCCCGCAGTCAGTTTATCAAAAAGCTCTGAGCGATGAACGGTTTGGCTACCGGGCGGAGAAATATGCAGTTTTGTTAACAGCACATCGTTCTCCTTATGGCTATTCCTATCGGCCACAGGAAGCACAGTACTGAGTTTGTTAGGTAGGACCTGTATTCCCTTGAGTTGGGTGGGCAGTGGAACCTGGATACCTGGATTCGTAATGGCAAATACTTCTACGGTGTCTGTTACATTTTTTAGCGCAAAATGGCCTAAAGAGGCCGTTGAAATCGTTGGCTGATTGCTCAGTTCATCATTTAATTTCCCTGATATAAGAATAGCCCCAGCCACGCCAAGGTTTTCGATCCGGGAAGCTACGTTCACGCCATCGCCATACACTTCTGTCTGGTCAAACACAATATCGCCCATGTGCAGGCCTATGCGGAGGGCAACAGGCTCTCCCTCCCGCAAGCTTTTTTGAATGGCAATAGCACATTGAACGGCTTCGACAGCACTTTTAAACACACTTAATACGCCATCGCCATAATACTGTATAATCCTTCCCTGGTGTACCAGATGTTGTTGCTCAAATACCCCACGATGGCGCGCCCGAACAAGTGAGGCAACCTGTTCATCTCGCTGCGTTAACGCTGTATAGCCAATAATGTCGGCAAACATGATCGCAGCTAATTGCCGCACTTTATTTTCATCCATGACCTATTCGTTTGGGGGCGTGGGCACAAGGTATCGAAAGAAATCGACTATGAAGCGGATATAAGTCTTTGTCAGGCAAGATGATACAACCGGTTAGGTACGTACCAGACAGGCACCGAGAGATGCTCGATTAAAAATCCCGGTTCTGACGAATCCAAACGGCCTAAACGCTTACGTCTCGGGCAACGTTAGGGCTCCATTTCCTTTTTAGCACCCGTTCTCCATCTACCGATGTGCCTTGGCAATCTGAACGAGCGTGTTTGATCAACGGCCAGTTTTAGTTTGCTCGACCCAGGTAGTTCTTTTTAGAAACCTCACATCTGCTGGTTTTCGGCTGATAATATCAATCAGTATTTACTGGGTAGTAACGCTTAGCGAACACTCTTTCCGGGAGCAGTACGAAAAGAACAAATAAAATCACTTCATTGCGATCAAGTTCAGTTGGTTTGATCCTTAAAATCAGGCACTACCTTTCCCTAATAAATAAGGGGTTGTTGGTACCATACATTACCAGGGAAAAAGCCCATTCAATGAAGAAACAGTATAGCGTTACCTAAACACTATGACAAACAGAATTGCCATTGTAACAGGGGCGGCCCGCGGGATCGGGCTTGCAACAACAAAATTATTTTTGAATGATCATTGGCGTGTCGCTATGGTTGACTATGACGCAGCGGAGTTACAAAAAGCATCGGAAGAATTGCCAGGTACCCTGCCGATTTATTGTGACGTTTCTACACCGATCATGGTTCAAGAAATGGTATCAAACGTACTCGATACGTTCGGACGCATCGATGCATTGATCAATAACGCAGGGGTAGCCATTTTCCAACCGCTCGAAAAAACGGATTTTGACGCCTGGCGAACGATTATGGCTACGAATCTGGATGGCGTTTTTCTTTGTACACAGGCAGTTATACCAGCGTTGAAAGAGAGTCGGGGGTGCGTCGTCAATATAGCCTCTATTTCTGCTCTTCGCGCCAGTACCCTGCGTGTCGCCTATGGAACCTCAAAAGCAGCTGTTGTTCACCTAACCAAGCAACTGGCCGTAGAACTGGGAGATTATGGTGTTCGGGTCAACTGCGTGTCACCTGGCCCGGTAAAGACTAAGTTGGCGGAAGCCGTTCATTCACCAGAAATTATCAAAGCCTATTATGATGGCATCCCATTGAATCGCTCGGCAACTGAGCAGGATATCGCCGAAACAGTCGTCTTTCTTTGCTCTGAAAAGGCCTCCTTTATTACAGGGCAGATGATTGCCGTTGATGGCGGATTCGATGCTACGGGTATCGGTCTGCCAGCCCTCCGGGCATCAAGACAATGACTGGTTGGCTACTGCTTAAACCTTCTTTCAATCTCCTATACACAATGCATTACAACTACCATAGTGGCAGGTTAGATAAGTAGGTCGAATCTTCAATTGAAGTGCATCCCCGATCTGTCTAGGGTGTGAATGGAAAAAAAATTTGATTTTTATTCCCTGACTTCGACGCCGTGGTTCGGTGCCCTGCTGGCACATACTGTTCGAGTCTACTCTACTGTGCCGAAAAATCAGCAACATAAGAAGCCGGTCCATTGAATTTGAGCTTGGCTTTTGAGTGGCCAAAACAACCCATCCCTACGCCTACATCGCCAACCCAATTCGAACAATTGGGCTACAACGGGCTATCGAATATGACATCGGCAAGCAGCCTGTGGAAGCAGTTAACGAAACGGGCTTCGGCACCCAGTTGGTGGAATTGCTCGTCCGCCAGTTCGATGGTATTCTAATCTACCAGAGCCAGGACGGGATGCTCGTCAAACTCCGAGTCAACCGACCAGCCGTTGCCTAAGGCCGAATTTCGTCCAATTATGCACTAGTCAACCACAATCAAGGTTATCATTTTGCCAGCCTGTCTAAACTCGCTCGCTCGGTAGCCAGGCTGGATTGAAATCGGTTAAGGGTATGCTCAAGTTGCCGAAGTGAAGTACTTCGGTAAGACTCTTTAGAATTGATAGACTGTACATTGGCAAGCCGATGCTGCATTCGACTAATGGCCATTTCTAACTTGACAATACTGCTTTCGTGTCGATTGATCCGGTTGGTTATAAATTCACTAGCCCAGGAATGGCAGATGGATTTAACAGGGGTTGGGGATTTTAGAACGGTCAGCCATTCTTGCTCTAAGGCTCGGATAGCTGGCAGACAGGGTTGCCCATCGAAAGCCTCAACAGGCAGTTGAAGTAAACTGTCTCCATCACACACGGAAGCGTTTAGCAGAACATGGCCTCTTGACGAGATATTGGTTAAAACCTCGAAGCCTTTTTCTAATTCTGAATTTTCAAAATAGAACTTCTGGCGTTCTCCTTGTTGATTAACCGCGGTTAAATAGAAAATCATGCCCGATTAACGTTAAATAAACCTGTCGCTTTACGAATTAAGTATGTTTTCCTTCCCATCTGCTAAAAACAGGACTCCCAATCTTTCCTACCCTAGCTGCATTCGTGTTACGTACTCTTTGGGCCGGAACACGAGAAGAAGCGTATAGTCATTCAAAAAATCGGGGTGATCTCCTGCAAAAACAAAATTCTGACCGGCAAAATCAATACACGTGTATATGAATTAGGATATGGTCTTGGGTTGAACTATCTGTTATCCTGTATGCAACCATTAACAGGTAAATAAATAGCTAGACTGATGTCCTTCGTAGTATATTGCGTGTGGCTATCCGTTTAAAATTGACCTCTTTATAAAAGGACAGTTCGATGTAACTTTATCTTTCAGGTAGTAGCAGAGTTTGGTTAATCGTTAAAACTACTATTGGGATGCAAACACTTGTCCCAATAATCGATGATAGCACTCATCTGTGCTTTCAGGAGGGCAAAGGTGGTTTCTTTTTTAAAATATCCCTGAATAGTCATGCTATAAGCCTGATTGACAAGGCCTTGGTCGGCAGCTGTTGTTAAAAAAACGAACGGAATAGACTTCATTTTTAGATACGCATTCAGATCAATAAGCTGACGAAGTTCTATACCATTCATGTTCGGCATATTTACATCGCATAAAATCACTAAAGGGGGTTCCAGGGTAGCAATTAAATACTCAATGGCCTCAACGCCGTTACTAAAAAAGACCAGTGGATTAATAACTTCCAAACTTTTAATTGCTTCCTGAATAAAGAGTTTATCATTCTCGTCATCTTCAATAACAACAATTGGAGCTTTGCTCGTCATAGTATGTAGGTCAAACGTAATTACGGTTTTTGTAAGTTGTCAGCCACAGTGATCGTTCGATTTTCTGAAGGGCAGACTAACAAATATAACAAAAGTAAGGTAGGATCAGGCGTACAGTCGCCTGGCATTGAGCTATAGCCGTAACCTACGCTACCACCAGTCGGGTGTCCTGAATCGAAAGCCGAAACAGAGTACCATTCTGTAGTAACCATTCGCCATGGCCATCGAGTTGTTCGCTCAGGGAGGTAATCAGGCGTTTACCAAATGAATTTCGCGGGTTGAGTTGCTGCCCGTCAGAAAGATCAATGCCCGGTCCATTATCCTGCACTTCCAACGTCATACCCGTTCGACCTTCGTGCCGATTCTGCTGAAGCTCAATCCGAAGCAACGGCCGCTGCCCGGCCAAATAGGCATATTTAAAGGCATTGGTAGCCAGTTCGTTCACAATCAATCCCAAAGGGATGGCCACATCGACATCCAGTTCGGGCAGATCGACATTGAGTTGCAGGTCGAACGTATCACGCTGGTAT
Coding sequences:
- a CDS encoding aldehyde reductase; the protein is MDNQTVLVTGGTGFVGIHTILKLLQKGYTVKTTLRSLAKKEAIVHALKESGIVDFEKLSYVEADLTSDGGWEEAAQGCTYVLHVASPFPLVQPEDENDLIIPARDGSLRVLKAAWKAGVKRVVMTSSFAAIGYSIDPKRHTFTENDWTDENAPVQPYIKSKTIAEKAAWDFITHQGAGLELTVINPVGIFGPVIGGIYPASYEGVIKALVDGTVTDSPHFTFGVVDVRDVVDIHIKAMVLPQANGQRFLATSDGVVSFYDVAQLIKKERSQKAGMMADLKPIDPTYYIDMSNQKAKDMLDWHPRSKEEAILASLDSEITE
- a CDS encoding response regulator, whose product is MTSKAPIVVIEDDENDKLFIQEAIKSLEVINPLVFFSNGVEAIEYLIATLEPPLVILCDVNMPNMNGIELRQLIDLNAYLKMKSIPFVFLTTAADQGLVNQAYSMTIQGYFKKETTFALLKAQMSAIIDYWDKCLHPNSSFND
- a CDS encoding SDR family NAD(P)-dependent oxidoreductase, yielding MTNRIAIVTGAARGIGLATTKLFLNDHWRVAMVDYDAAELQKASEELPGTLPIYCDVSTPIMVQEMVSNVLDTFGRIDALINNAGVAIFQPLEKTDFDAWRTIMATNLDGVFLCTQAVIPALKESRGCVVNIASISALRASTLRVAYGTSKAAVVHLTKQLAVELGDYGVRVNCVSPGPVKTKLAEAVHSPEIIKAYYDGIPLNRSATEQDIAETVVFLCSEKASFITGQMIAVDGGFDATGIGLPALRASRQ
- a CDS encoding AraC family transcriptional regulator, whose protein sequence is MVLLKGSMKAYDGRKRYGMQSGDCFIARKNHLIRYTKFKEDDQFVKIIITLDEPFLKRFTERHSYPVGLSTYGDSFLFVNKNPFIKQYIQSLEPYYTSDSELDETFADIKREELLLILLRSQPELASIFFNFSSPHKIDLEEYMQQNFRFNVSLERFAFLTGRSVSSFKRDFKKTFGMPPGSWLLKKRLDEAYFQLSRQHQKPSTVYLEVGFEDLSHFSFVFKKTFGKTPSEVATSGA
- a CDS encoding AraC family transcriptional regulator codes for the protein MQKQPQQHIVLYACTKDEFGHDPFVSEHWLVLIVSGSSDLFSQQGIVSHPAGTLGLIRKNQLVKAVKRVGDTHTFSSISICLDQKTLQKFSTDYGVVADSTYVGESNVIMDVDPFMKSYFDSLMPYFAQPEKLTPALAQIKTMEAIELLLRNAPLKNFLFDFSEPHKQDLEAYMNRHFSYNVPLAQFAKLTGRSLSAFKRDFAVIFQSTPERWLQKRKLEMAYFLIAQKKRKPSDVYLETGFENLSHFSIAFKKEYGVNPSVLLRHTSVTPPSVNSPSTA
- a CDS encoding LuxR C-terminal-related transcriptional regulator, which gives rise to MDENKVRQLAAIMFADIIGYTALTQRDEQVASLVRARHRGVFEQQHLVHQGRIIQYYGDGVLSVFKSAVEAVQCAIAIQKSLREGEPVALRIGLHMGDIVFDQTEVYGDGVNVASRIENLGVAGAILISGKLNDELSNQPTISTASLGHFALKNVTDTVEVFAITNPGIQVPLPTQLKGIQVLPNKLSTVLPVADRNSHKENDVLLTKLHISPPGSQTVHRSELFDKLTAGLKTKLMLISAPAGFGKTTLVSDWIIQQQIPAAWYSIDTSDNDAAEFLSYLISAIQELFPQFGDNAMKLLHSPGQISQRSVVQLLLNELLAFPTHFCLVLDDLHVITNREILDLLAYFIEHIPSTIHLVILTRADPSLPIAKLRSQHQLVELRAADLSFSPTDIHLLFNRTLKLKLSTADVQALAYKTEGWIAGLQLIAIALHGRDDSAAFIQNFKGDNRYIMDYLIEEVLKIQTPEVREFLLQTSLLDQLSGPLCDAVLDRQDSQTILETLEKNNVFIISLDTERKWYRYHHLFADLLKQRLYTKEKALVSRLHTNASAWFEQNHQIPLAIEHLLQTQNYDKAIELLVNVAESLWETGLHSSIMNYGDRLPGELIKKNPGFSLFYAWVLITAGQLQKAAPFLVSAEQLTRQTIANGSATPDQHKLIGKLAVAMAYQHSFLGKPDIILDYCRIALDNLSEEDPLWFSWGWYAVGTAQLANGNLQESTEALKKALAFGKKSGNIYLITTIATTLAFNEGRLGHYKVSYQRSVDLLEFLKENGYASLVKTDWTFAVLFANMAAIQYFWADLEEAAENIKIAYNLCIQEADMTSKVLVLVVYAVVLHGQGDLVGAEQKIKEMETIMQKHKVNPFRESMYIGIKATLLVIQNELEKARAFLDMHGVETGKPISYTEEYRYMSLVQLLMAEHKLEDAFQLLSQLYEMASTQNRIERMIEINVFLTLVFLATGEREKALSSLTDSLRYAATDDILMYHLNYLDKINPLLQEVFKSQATAAEKLPQQFIDKLRRKIEKRKNSPAVQFNLTTRDREALQLMAGNLTNQEIADTLFISLNTVKTRLKDLYIKLDVDSRSKAVEKARQLRLL
- a CDS encoding oxidoreductase, translated to MAKTVLVTGASAGIGKATAILLAQNGYNVYGAARRTEKMHDLRSYGIKPIALDVTSEESIVNCVQQITKEAGTIDILVNNAGFGSSGAVEDLSIDDARYQLDVNLFGAMRLTQLVLPNMRATKWGKIVNVSSIGGKVAFPLAGWYHASKFALEALSDSLRMEVKQFGIDVIVIEPGGIKSEWADISNEKMTAVSGHTAYKDMVASTQKATTNLALPEPIVIAKLIKEGIEAKRPKTRYVGGYGAKPILFLRKILSDNLFQKVILSQTNG